Proteins from a single region of Paraflavitalea devenefica:
- a CDS encoding GNAT family N-acetyltransferase produces the protein MIEIRKATPEDHDQIWNIIRQVIAGGDTYVFSPDSSKEKMLAYWCGQDKHTYVATIDSQVVGTFVIKDNQPDLGSHIANASYMTSPAATGQGVGKAMGEFSLAEAKQLGYKAMQFNIVVSSNQRAVRLWEKLGFKIIGEIPEAFNHKQYGLTNAFIMYRKL, from the coding sequence ATGATAGAGATCAGAAAAGCCACACCGGAAGACCACGACCAAATCTGGAATATTATCAGGCAAGTAATTGCCGGAGGCGACACGTATGTTTTTAGCCCGGACAGTTCGAAAGAAAAGATGTTGGCCTATTGGTGTGGGCAGGATAAGCATACTTATGTTGCGACCATTGACAGCCAGGTTGTCGGCACTTTTGTTATTAAAGACAACCAACCTGACCTTGGTTCCCACATTGCCAATGCATCTTATATGACATCGCCTGCTGCAACAGGACAAGGTGTTGGAAAAGCGATGGGGGAATTTTCGTTAGCAGAAGCAAAGCAACTGGGTTATAAAGCAATGCAGTTTAACATTGTTGTTTCAAGCAACCAGAGAGCAGTACGTTTGTGGGAGAAACTGGGATTTAAAATAATCGGAGAAATTCCAGAAGCATTTAACCATAAGCAATATGGACTTACGAATGCTTTTATCATGTATCGTAAGCTTTAA
- a CDS encoding energy transducer TonB, whose product MSANDHIKQYSAADIQLYLGGKMSPAEMHALEQAALDDPFLADAIEGMQQTLAQHDASVIDAHLQDLQRQVYERTRKQSKQAPVVAFRWWQAAAAAAVIVIIGGIWGYNYFQQTENKEPASQLAVVKQGEKQDSVTPSLAPAQPETTATVADGTIVGLDSPAIAANKTVAVPADKQVTASLATPQKAEANDDVVAYNYTTEEKKLELTTPNARQIFSKDTKPDSALVAYYKDQALRRSNTAKTYQDFQQAKPVDYEQIVIAKQARDTTLAGAYTKPREREMNLSRKELSERQAKKNPNALLSGFIVGRVTDQANNPLSNALLRVNDNRDFFTDHKGNFKIPANDSVVNVAVGVTGYYTQNLQLLNNTYDNYIALNQLGVKAPNPRLNSESTQVVRIRGISSLGAVKSKEEYRNNYPEVRVQDAQPVYGWMAYQQYLEKNRKVPAVSEELTGTVVVTFQVNRKGALSDFKIEQSLGKEYDEEAIRLIKEGPSWQLLKGRKTKATVLVRF is encoded by the coding sequence ATGTCCGCCAACGATCATATAAAGCAATATTCAGCAGCAGATATCCAACTATATCTGGGAGGCAAAATGTCGCCTGCTGAAATGCATGCGCTCGAACAGGCAGCGCTGGATGATCCATTCCTCGCCGATGCCATAGAAGGCATGCAGCAAACACTGGCGCAACACGATGCTTCGGTGATAGATGCCCATCTGCAGGACCTCCAACGGCAGGTATATGAAAGGACCCGCAAGCAATCGAAGCAGGCGCCGGTAGTAGCTTTCCGCTGGTGGCAGGCCGCCGCTGCTGCAGCGGTAATCGTCATTATAGGTGGTATATGGGGATATAACTATTTTCAGCAAACGGAAAATAAAGAACCTGCGTCACAACTGGCAGTAGTAAAGCAGGGAGAAAAACAGGATAGTGTAACCCCTTCATTGGCACCCGCCCAGCCGGAAACCACTGCTACTGTTGCCGACGGAACAATCGTTGGGCTTGATTCACCTGCCATTGCTGCCAATAAAACTGTAGCTGTCCCGGCAGATAAACAGGTAACAGCGTCTCTGGCTACACCGCAAAAGGCTGAAGCAAATGATGATGTAGTTGCCTATAACTACACCACGGAAGAGAAAAAATTGGAACTTACAACTCCCAACGCCAGGCAGATCTTTTCCAAAGACACTAAGCCCGATAGCGCCCTTGTAGCCTATTATAAGGATCAGGCGCTCAGGAGAAGCAATACCGCCAAAACCTATCAGGACTTCCAACAAGCGAAGCCCGTTGATTACGAGCAGATCGTGATTGCCAAACAGGCCAGGGATACCACCCTGGCAGGAGCTTATACGAAACCACGGGAACGCGAAATGAATCTTTCCCGCAAAGAATTGTCAGAGCGGCAGGCAAAAAAGAATCCCAATGCATTGCTGAGCGGCTTCATCGTTGGGCGGGTAACCGATCAGGCCAATAACCCGCTTTCCAATGCGTTGCTGCGGGTAAACGATAACCGGGACTTCTTCACCGACCACAAAGGCAATTTCAAAATACCGGCCAATGACTCGGTAGTGAACGTTGCCGTTGGAGTAACAGGTTATTATACCCAGAACTTACAGTTATTGAATAATACGTATGACAACTATATTGCCCTGAACCAACTGGGTGTAAAAGCGCCTAATCCCCGGTTGAATAGCGAATCCACGCAAGTAGTGCGCATAAGAGGCATTAGTTCATTAGGTGCTGTAAAGAGCAAAGAAGAGTATCGTAACAACTATCCCGAAGTAAGGGTGCAGGATGCACAACCGGTGTATGGATGGATGGCCTACCAGCAATACCTGGAGAAGAACAGGAAAGTCCCGGCCGTCAGTGAGGAACTGACCGGCACAGTGGTCGTTACCTTCCAGGTGAACCGGAAAGGCGCCCTGTCGGATTTTAAGATTGAGCAATCACTTGGTAAAGAATACGATGAGGAAGCCATCCGCCTTATCAAAGAAGGTCCCTCCTGGCAACTGCTCAAAGGACGCAAGACAAAAGCCACCGTGCTGGTACGATTTTAA
- a CDS encoding DUF4240 domain-containing protein, whose translation MQVLYIILTALIFIILIRLLFRKVLDLPAYSGKLLTDNSSVDNLMPEGKFWEIIHETKKSSNRRYQIQCQLLTEHLNNLSGEEIIQFDRTFSFLMAKSYSYKLWEPAYALNGGCSDDCFEYFRSWLIGQGKNTFYWTTKYPRVLFLVGVKELIENYEGIAYCAYEAYQYKTGQDLPERQDIQYSDGGEVFKEGEAFLRYPELALLAW comes from the coding sequence ATGCAAGTACTCTACATAATTCTTACAGCCTTAATTTTTATCATACTTATCAGGCTATTATTCCGAAAAGTATTAGACTTACCGGCTTATTCCGGTAAACTCCTGACAGACAATTCAAGTGTTGACAATCTAATGCCAGAGGGTAAATTTTGGGAAATAATACATGAGACAAAAAAAAGCAGCAACCGGCGTTATCAAATCCAATGTCAGCTATTGACAGAACACCTCAATAATTTAAGCGGAGAAGAAATTATTCAGTTTGACAGGACTTTTAGTTTTCTGATGGCAAAGTCGTACAGTTACAAATTATGGGAGCCTGCCTATGCATTAAACGGTGGGTGTTCCGACGATTGCTTTGAATATTTTCGTTCATGGCTTATTGGACAGGGAAAGAATACATTTTATTGGACCACAAAATATCCCCGGGTTTTATTTCTCGTTGGAGTAAAAGAGTTAATAGAAAATTATGAAGGTATTGCTTATTGTGCATACGAAGCTTATCAATACAAGACGGGACAGGATTTACCTGAAAGACAAGACATACAATATTCAGATGGCGGAGAGGTGTTTAAAGAAGGAGAAGCTTTTCTACGTTATCCTGAGCTTGCGTTATTAGCTTGGTGA
- a CDS encoding prenyltransferase/squalene oxidase repeat-containing protein: MTQDHKPMARLLFCTVIACIALVAFVPRYEQAAISKPVVACATPEKACVFLTLTGLAPFDTSQVMVNSKLIDASVRSGMSWLMKAQQQNGGWGAGSHQHQDIHDPHAVQSDPATTALVGMALLRTEEKPFEGKQAAQLKKATTYLLKAVDNTPAQQVNITTLTNTQPQTKLGKNIDVILTAQFFSNALHHLGSNHELKKAVESALQKCVSKIQQAQDHDGGWKDGGWAPVLQSALANNALEGAKDMGAKVDDKVLERSRNYQKQNYDVKTNSAVTGKAAGVMLYSVSGSARASAKEARQAKTAIKEAQKKGVLDSKAEVNEANLEKAGLSKTAAQKYATAYKIKGAAASRAQDGDVITGFGNNGGEEFLSYLMTGESLIIGGNNDWKSWYEKMSGRLVQIQNNDGSWNGHHCITSPVFCTATCLLILSIDKDIEFLIKTK; encoded by the coding sequence ATGACACAAGATCACAAACCAATGGCGCGCTTACTGTTTTGTACAGTAATCGCCTGTATAGCCCTGGTGGCTTTTGTTCCCCGTTATGAACAAGCAGCAATAAGCAAGCCGGTAGTGGCTTGCGCTACGCCGGAAAAGGCCTGCGTTTTCCTCACGCTTACCGGCCTGGCCCCTTTCGATACCAGCCAGGTAATGGTCAATAGTAAACTCATTGACGCTTCTGTGCGCAGCGGTATGAGCTGGCTGATGAAAGCGCAGCAGCAAAATGGGGGCTGGGGAGCCGGGAGTCACCAGCACCAGGATATACACGACCCGCATGCCGTGCAGTCCGACCCCGCCACCACCGCCCTGGTAGGGATGGCTTTGTTACGTACGGAAGAGAAACCATTTGAAGGAAAACAGGCGGCACAGTTGAAAAAAGCAACCACGTATTTGTTAAAGGCGGTAGACAATACGCCGGCCCAGCAGGTGAACATCACTACACTTACCAATACCCAACCGCAAACCAAGCTGGGTAAAAATATTGATGTGATCCTTACTGCCCAGTTTTTCAGCAATGCCCTTCACCACCTTGGCAGTAACCATGAATTAAAGAAGGCCGTAGAAAGTGCCCTGCAAAAATGTGTAAGTAAGATACAACAGGCGCAGGACCATGACGGCGGCTGGAAAGATGGCGGCTGGGCGCCGGTACTTCAATCGGCGCTTGCCAATAATGCGCTGGAAGGGGCAAAGGATATGGGGGCTAAAGTGGATGATAAAGTACTGGAAAGGTCCAGGAATTACCAGAAGCAGAACTATGATGTGAAAACCAATTCGGCAGTGACCGGCAAAGCGGCCGGCGTCATGTTGTACTCCGTAAGCGGCTCTGCCAGGGCCAGCGCCAAAGAGGCGAGGCAGGCAAAAACTGCCATAAAGGAAGCGCAAAAGAAAGGTGTGCTGGACAGTAAGGCGGAAGTAAATGAAGCGAACCTGGAAAAGGCAGGATTGAGTAAAACAGCCGCACAGAAGTACGCTACGGCATATAAGATAAAAGGCGCAGCCGCATCACGTGCACAGGATGGAGATGTGATCACAGGCTTTGGCAATAATGGCGGAGAGGAATTCCTCAGTTACCTCATGACCGGCGAGTCGCTGATCATTGGCGGTAATAATGACTGGAAAAGCTGGTATGAGAAAATGAGCGGCCGGCTGGTACAGATCCAGAATAATGACGGAAGCTGGAACGGCCATCACTGTATTACAAGTCCGGTATTTTGTACCGCCACCTGTTTGTTGATCTTGTCTATTGATAAGGATATAGAGTTTTTGATCAAGACGAAGTAG
- a CDS encoding carboxypeptidase-like regulatory domain-containing protein, giving the protein MPTPIHVTIPEPCHENWQQMTPNEQGRHCMACQKTVVDFTLMSDQEILDHISRASSAVCGRFNNDQLNKTYVEKKIKPSFTFRYAWNMITAAFLLTAGAATAQSKTPVKRHVVANKKKLIPLKPPLVVGTVAVVVPDRTISGVVREDSTGNPVSFASVRIKGAETGVSANEAGRFELTTAGDRNKVTLVVSAVGYTTREYEVEVYGSKAPEIYLTPEADELKPVEVICYGRTIGKVSVAPPVQKDNAVFSLEGKVGELVVIRKDSVVEKVQRQVKEWLLIKKDVRIYPNPVVPGSSINISMNLKGTGEYKLELMDASGKLVWVQAIQVAQKSQVANMPTQSSWSRGVYWMRLSNATDKKVYQAKVLLQ; this is encoded by the coding sequence ATGCCTACACCCATACACGTAACCATCCCGGAGCCATGCCATGAGAACTGGCAACAAATGACGCCTAATGAACAAGGCCGCCATTGTATGGCCTGCCAGAAAACAGTAGTAGATTTTACACTCATGAGCGACCAGGAAATACTGGATCATATTTCGCGGGCTTCCTCGGCTGTTTGCGGCCGTTTCAATAATGACCAGTTGAATAAAACCTATGTGGAGAAGAAGATCAAGCCGTCTTTTACGTTCCGTTATGCCTGGAATATGATAACGGCTGCATTCCTGTTGACAGCCGGTGCCGCCACAGCGCAATCAAAGACTCCCGTAAAGCGGCATGTAGTTGCTAACAAGAAAAAATTGATACCGCTGAAACCCCCGTTGGTGGTTGGAACAGTGGCTGTAGTAGTACCCGACAGGACCATAAGCGGTGTGGTCAGGGAGGACAGTACAGGTAATCCGGTAAGTTTTGCTTCTGTCCGTATCAAGGGTGCTGAAACAGGCGTTTCAGCCAATGAAGCCGGCCGGTTTGAATTGACCACAGCCGGCGACAGGAATAAGGTTACGCTTGTAGTCAGTGCAGTGGGGTATACTACCCGCGAATATGAAGTGGAAGTATATGGCTCGAAGGCGCCTGAAATATATTTAACACCCGAAGCAGATGAATTAAAACCGGTAGAGGTAATATGTTACGGACGTACAATTGGCAAGGTTTCAGTAGCGCCTCCGGTCCAAAAAGATAATGCTGTTTTTTCCCTGGAGGGCAAGGTAGGCGAGTTGGTAGTAATCAGGAAAGATTCTGTGGTAGAAAAAGTACAACGTCAGGTCAAAGAATGGTTGCTCATCAAAAAGGATGTGCGCATTTATCCCAATCCGGTAGTACCCGGCAGCAGCATTAATATTAGTATGAACCTAAAAGGAACAGGCGAATATAAACTGGAGTTGATGGATGCTTCCGGTAAGTTGGTATGGGTGCAGGCAATACAGGTGGCACAAAAATCACAGGTTGCCAACATGCCTACACAATCTTCCTGGAGCCGGGGCGTGTATTGGATGCGCTTATCCAATGCTACCGATAAAAAGGTGTACCAGGCGAAAGTGTTGTTGCAGTAG
- a CDS encoding DUF2911 domain-containing protein produces the protein MRKLINVFAFTLVMVYAGHAQLKTPAPSPTQFIKQDFGLGTIELSYSRPAMKGRKIMGDLVPYGKVWRTGANQPTTLTFTDTVIIGGTKIPAGKYGLVSIPDAANWTLIITKQLDVNSPANYKAENDVVRVKAKSRLVPTTAQSFTMQFVNISNTKCELQLQWDKTVVGLPITTDIDARIMAQIDEQINGNTDESKKPYFTAALYYMDNGKDLNQALEWFRKAAAQNTKAFWVLHQKANCEAKMGKKKEAIASANESIKLATEAKNDDYVALNKKLLAKLAAKG, from the coding sequence ATGCGCAAACTCATCAACGTATTTGCTTTCACACTGGTGATGGTATATGCCGGTCACGCACAGTTAAAAACACCGGCGCCTTCTCCTACACAATTCATTAAACAGGACTTTGGCCTGGGCACTATTGAACTGTCCTATTCCCGCCCTGCCATGAAAGGCCGTAAGATCATGGGCGACCTGGTGCCTTATGGCAAGGTATGGCGTACTGGCGCCAACCAGCCTACCACACTTACCTTTACGGATACGGTAATCATCGGGGGTACAAAAATTCCCGCCGGTAAATACGGGCTGGTAAGCATCCCTGATGCCGCCAACTGGACCTTGATCATCACCAAACAACTGGATGTTAACTCTCCCGCTAACTACAAAGCAGAAAATGATGTGGTGCGTGTAAAGGCTAAATCACGCCTCGTGCCCACTACTGCGCAATCCTTTACCATGCAGTTTGTAAATATTTCAAATACCAAATGCGAGCTGCAACTTCAATGGGACAAAACGGTAGTAGGTCTGCCTATTACAACTGATATTGACGCCAGGATAATGGCCCAGATCGATGAGCAGATCAATGGCAATACCGACGAATCCAAAAAGCCCTATTTCACGGCAGCCCTGTATTACATGGACAATGGCAAAGACCTGAACCAAGCCCTGGAATGGTTTAGGAAAGCTGCCGCACAAAATACCAAAGCTTTCTGGGTATTGCACCAAAAGGCCAATTGCGAAGCAAAAATGGGTAAAAAGAAGGAAGCGATCGCTTCTGCCAACGAGTCCATTAAACTGGCTACAGAAGCTAAAAATGACGATTACGTAGCACTGAATAAGAAGTTGCTGGCAAAGCTGGCGGCGAAGGGATAA
- a CDS encoding agmatine deiminase family protein, which produces MELTTPKSLGYYFPAEFAPHVATWLSWPHKEASWPGKIDAIYPYYSMFIRELTLSEKVRINVVNEAMQAFALKYIREAGADLDKVEFFIHPTNDAWCRDHGPAFLINPEAAVKKVIVDWGYNAWGDKYPPYDLDDVIPTLIGKQFNLPVYHPGIVMEGGSVEFNGKGTVMTSTACLLNPNRNPHLNQQQIEEYLINYYGMEQVLWVDEGIVGDDTDGHIDDTVRFVNEDTVLTVVEENKQDENYGLLQHNLKQLKAMRLLNGKQLNIVELPMPDEVVYEDQRLPASYANFYIANKSVIVPTFRCDKDDKALQIIQGCFPDRKVVGIDSTEIIWGLGSFHCLSQQEPEV; this is translated from the coding sequence ATGGAATTAACTACGCCGAAAAGTTTAGGATATTACTTTCCCGCTGAATTTGCTCCCCATGTTGCTACCTGGCTTAGCTGGCCGCACAAGGAGGCTTCCTGGCCCGGAAAAATTGATGCCATCTATCCGTATTATAGTATGTTCATCAGGGAACTGACGCTGAGCGAAAAGGTGCGCATTAACGTAGTGAACGAGGCCATGCAGGCCTTCGCGCTGAAGTATATCCGGGAAGCCGGGGCCGACCTGGATAAAGTGGAGTTTTTTATACATCCTACCAATGATGCCTGGTGCCGGGACCATGGTCCTGCATTCCTGATCAATCCGGAAGCGGCTGTAAAGAAGGTGATCGTAGACTGGGGCTACAATGCCTGGGGCGATAAATATCCTCCTTACGACCTTGATGATGTGATACCCACACTCATTGGCAAACAGTTTAACCTGCCAGTGTATCATCCTGGTATTGTGATGGAAGGCGGCTCTGTAGAATTCAACGGTAAAGGCACTGTAATGACCTCTACCGCCTGCCTGCTCAACCCCAACCGCAACCCACACCTGAACCAGCAGCAGATAGAGGAATACCTCATCAATTATTATGGCATGGAACAGGTGTTGTGGGTAGATGAAGGCATTGTGGGCGATGATACCGACGGCCATATTGATGATACGGTCCGCTTCGTGAATGAAGACACCGTATTGACCGTGGTAGAGGAGAATAAGCAGGATGAGAATTATGGATTGCTGCAACACAACCTGAAGCAGTTGAAAGCCATGCGCCTGCTGAATGGCAAGCAGTTGAATATTGTAGAACTTCCCATGCCCGATGAAGTAGTATATGAAGACCAGCGCCTGCCGGCTTCTTATGCCAATTTCTATATTGCCAATAAATCGGTGATCGTGCCCACTTTCCGTTGCGATAAGGATGATAAGGCTTTACAGATCATCCAGGGATGTTTCCCTGATAGGAAGGTGGTGGGCATTGACTCCACAGAGATCATCTGGGGACTGGGCAGCTTCCATTGTCTGAGCCAGCAGGAGCCGGAAGTGTGA
- a CDS encoding carbon-nitrogen hydrolase, whose translation MSKVKVGLVQMNCTANKEENLQKAIVKVKEAAAKGAQIVCLQELFTSLYFCDVEDYDNFKLAEPIPGPSTEALGKVAGEAGVVIIASLFEKRTQGIYHNTTAVLDADGTYLGKYRKMHIPDDPSYYEKFYFTPGDLGYKVFKTKFATFGVLICWDQWYPEAARITSLMGAEILFYPTAIGWATSQDEATNTEQYNAWQTIQRSHAVANGVHVVSVNRVGMEQNGAMKFWGGSFVSNPFGSLIYKATHDQEEVEVVELDLQKTDRYRTHWPFLRDRRIDSYQPITKRFIDEEA comes from the coding sequence ATGTCAAAAGTAAAAGTAGGGCTGGTGCAGATGAACTGCACCGCTAACAAGGAAGAAAACCTGCAGAAGGCGATCGTAAAGGTAAAAGAAGCGGCCGCCAAAGGTGCGCAGATCGTATGCCTGCAGGAACTGTTCACTTCACTCTATTTCTGTGATGTGGAAGATTATGACAACTTCAAGCTGGCGGAGCCCATACCCGGACCTTCTACCGAAGCGCTGGGCAAGGTAGCGGGGGAAGCAGGCGTAGTGATCATTGCTTCTTTATTTGAAAAGAGAACACAGGGTATTTATCACAATACGACCGCCGTACTGGATGCGGACGGTACTTACCTTGGCAAGTACCGCAAAATGCATATACCCGATGATCCGTCCTATTATGAGAAGTTCTACTTCACACCGGGCGATCTCGGTTATAAGGTATTCAAGACTAAGTTTGCCACTTTTGGCGTGCTCATTTGCTGGGACCAATGGTACCCCGAAGCTGCCCGCATTACTTCCCTGATGGGCGCCGAAATACTGTTTTATCCTACCGCTATCGGTTGGGCTACCTCTCAGGATGAAGCCACCAATACAGAACAATACAATGCCTGGCAAACCATTCAGCGCAGCCATGCCGTGGCCAACGGCGTGCATGTGGTGAGTGTAAACAGGGTAGGGATGGAGCAAAACGGCGCTATGAAATTCTGGGGAGGCTCATTTGTGTCCAATCCTTTTGGCAGTCTTATTTATAAAGCCACCCATGACCAGGAAGAAGTGGAAGTGGTGGAGCTGGACCTGCAAAAGACCGATCGTTACCGCACGCACTGGCCTTTCCTGCGTGACCGCCGTATAGATTCTTATCAGCCAATTACCAAACGTTTTATTGACGAGGAAGCATAA
- a CDS encoding RNA polymerase sigma factor, whose product MAFIKNIHDNALPDKQLVEMFQSSGDLEVLAILFQRYMDLLYGVCLKYLKEPETAKDAVMQVFEELVQKLPKHQVDNFKSWLYTLAKNYCLMQLRTPKNLKTTEFKPDSMQSGEEMHLNGVMLKEENLEKMERCLQTLSAEQKVSVELFYLQNKCYKEIADITGLDWNKVRSYIQNGRRNLKICMEKGEEVDKLIKLKN is encoded by the coding sequence GTGGCCTTCATTAAAAACATACACGATAACGCTCTGCCGGACAAGCAACTGGTAGAAATGTTTCAATCCTCCGGCGACCTGGAGGTGCTGGCCATTCTGTTTCAACGGTATATGGACCTTTTATACGGGGTTTGCCTGAAATACCTGAAAGAGCCGGAAACGGCCAAAGATGCTGTTATGCAGGTATTTGAGGAACTGGTGCAAAAGCTGCCAAAGCACCAGGTAGATAATTTTAAGAGCTGGCTGTACACACTGGCTAAAAACTACTGCCTCATGCAGTTAAGGACCCCCAAAAACCTGAAAACCACGGAATTTAAGCCGGACAGTATGCAATCCGGCGAAGAAATGCATCTGAATGGTGTGATGCTGAAGGAGGAAAACCTGGAGAAGATGGAACGTTGTTTGCAAACCCTTTCGGCAGAACAAAAGGTAAGCGTGGAGCTCTTTTACCTGCAGAATAAATGTTATAAAGAAATTGCAGATATAACCGGTCTGGATTGGAATAAAGTACGCAGCTATATCCAAAATGGCCGTAGAAATCTGAAGATCTGTATGGAAAAAGGGGAAGAAGTTGATAAGTTAATCAAGTTAAAAAATTAA
- a CDS encoding T9SS type A sorting domain-containing protein, whose protein sequence is MPTPIHVTIPEPCHENWQQMTPNEQGRHCMSCQKTVVDFTLMSDQEILNHISRASSSVCGRFNNDQLNKTYAERKIKPSFTFRYAWNMITAAFLLIGGTADTQLRKTGKKKRAINSSREVEPGAAREYVTLGIITPPKERSRFSEPPSITVEDDDFGTIKGVVMGKVAPPVEEEIQFDTTYATLGSVAIILLDTTEPIIDKIEPIKCGTADPAVQETTGKMTDTIAMPSMKVPIPNEETDLVVLPVDDTVVIIEDSMVAIAGGITVSHEVTVAEKIKREVKEWLPFKKALRVYPNPVIPGNTVNINLDFGKTGEYKLELMDAAGRVVYVQALQVAQPSQVAKMPTQSSWSRGIYWVRISSGTDKKVYQAKVLLQ, encoded by the coding sequence ATGCCTACACCTATACACGTAACCATCCCTGAGCCGTGCCATGAAAACTGGCAACAAATGACGCCCAATGAGCAAGGCCGCCATTGTATGTCGTGCCAGAAGACTGTGGTTGATTTCACCCTCATGAGCGACCAGGAAATACTAAATCATATTTCCCGGGCCTCCTCTTCTGTTTGTGGTCGTTTCAATAATGACCAGTTGAATAAAACCTATGCGGAGAGGAAGATCAAACCGTCTTTTACCTTCCGCTATGCATGGAATATGATTACGGCTGCTTTCTTGCTGATAGGTGGCACTGCCGACACGCAACTAAGGAAAACAGGTAAGAAAAAACGGGCTATTAACAGCAGTCGGGAAGTGGAACCGGGTGCCGCACGAGAGTATGTTACCCTTGGTATTATTACTCCCCCGAAAGAACGTTCCCGTTTCAGCGAACCTCCATCTATAACGGTGGAGGATGACGATTTTGGTACAATAAAAGGGGTAGTGATGGGAAAAGTGGCCCCACCGGTAGAAGAAGAAATACAATTTGATACTACCTATGCTACACTGGGGTCTGTTGCTATTATACTACTTGATACTACCGAACCTATTATTGACAAAATTGAGCCAATAAAATGCGGTACAGCAGACCCTGCCGTACAGGAAACAACCGGTAAAATGACTGATACCATAGCGATGCCTTCCATGAAAGTACCAATTCCTAATGAGGAAACGGATTTAGTTGTGCTACCGGTAGATGATACGGTAGTCATAATAGAAGACAGCATGGTAGCCATAGCAGGCGGGATAACGGTCAGTCATGAAGTGACTGTTGCAGAAAAAATAAAGCGTGAGGTGAAGGAATGGTTGCCCTTCAAAAAAGCGCTACGTGTTTATCCCAACCCGGTAATACCTGGCAATACCGTAAATATTAACCTGGACTTCGGTAAAACAGGAGAATATAAGCTGGAATTGATGGATGCCGCTGGCAGGGTGGTATATGTACAGGCTTTGCAGGTAGCGCAGCCATCGCAGGTTGCCAAAATGCCTACACAATCCTCCTGGAGCCGGGGCATATATTGGGTGCGAATATCCAGTGGCACGGATAAAAAAGTATACCAGGCGAAGGTGTTGTTGCAATAG